A segment of the Collimonas fungivorans genome:
GTCTATTAAAGGCTGCTTTTTTTGCGTACCAAGTGAGTTGGTTCTTGATGCGGCCGGTCGCGTAGGCCATCTTCCTCTCATCAAGCGGATGCGCACGCATCTGGGTCATGACACTGGATATCTGTGACGCCTCCAGGTAATCAGAGAGGGACTGTGCGACGTCCTTATTTTGGTCCACTATAGCCTGCAACCTCTTTTGGAAGTCGCCTCTTGCCGTCACGTCGTCACCTTGGAACGGCTCTGCGCGACAGACGTAACGCCAGGTGATAGTCTTGATCGACTCTGCAACTGCCCGGCTGGCGTACCAGTAACGCTCAGGACGCCTCGCGAACAAATAGATCGAACAAGACATGGCCCCTAGTAAGACCAACAATTGGAACATCGCAACTGACCAGTGTGGGATGTTCGTGATCGACAGAATTGCAGTTATCACCAATAAGGCTAGATTCACTTTTAATGCGCGGAAGAAGTACGTTTGGTACTCGAGTGAACGATTGTTGGCAGACCTGTATAAGGCCGGAAAATCTTGCTCTTGCATATATCTGCCTCTTAGTTAATAGCCGAGCCGAGCATAAATCTCGTCCTTGTAATGGTAATCGTCATTCGGCGCCATCTGGTAGTTCGTCAATGCATACGCAACT
Coding sequences within it:
- a CDS encoding DUF4231 domain-containing protein, with amino-acid sequence MQEQDFPALYRSANNRSLEYQTYFFRALKVNLALLVITAILSITNIPHWSVAMFQLLVLLGAMSCSIYLFARRPERYWYASRAVAESIKTITWRYVCRAEPFQGDDVTARGDFQKRLQAIVDQNKDVAQSLSDYLEASQISSVMTQMRAHPLDERKMAYATGRIKNQLTWYAKKAAFNRRTSNGFFWVLIATNGAAILCAILRIKLVEIPFWPTDVFVAAAASLLSWMQAKRFSELAASYALAAHEISLIREQASLPNSDTEFSLFVGDAENAFSREHTQWVARKDV